ACTCCGGGCAGGAACGCACCATGATCCTGAACATGGGGCCGCAGCATCCCTCCACGCACGGCGTGCTGCGGCTGCTGCTCGAGGTGGACGGCGAGAGCATCGTGCGCATGGTCCCCGACATCGGCTACCTGCACACCGGCATCGAGAAGACCTACGAGGCCAAGTTCTACCAGCAGGGCGTCCCGCTGGCGGACCGCATGGACTACCTGGCGCCCTTCCACAACGAGCTCGGGTTCTGCCTGGCGGTGGAGAAGCTGCTCGGGCTCGAGATCCCGGCGCGCGCGCAGGTCATGCGCGTGCTGCTCAACGAGCTGCAGCGCATCTCGTCGCACCTGGTCTGGCTGGGGACGCACGCGCTCGACATCGGCGCGATGTCGGTGTTCCTGTACTGCTTCCGCGAGCGCGAAGACATCCTGCGGCTGTTCGAAGCCGTGGGCGGACAGCGCATGTTCACCGACTACATGCGCGTCGGCGGGCTCGCGCTGGAGGTCCCGCTGGACTGGTTCCAGCGCGTGCGCGGTTTCGCCGACAAGTTCCCGGAGCGCATCGACGAGTACGAGGACCTGCTGACGCACAACCCGATCTGGACGCGGCGGACGAAGGGCGTGGGGTACATGAGCGCGGACGACCTGCGCGCCATCGGCGTCACCGGCCCGTGCCTGCGCGCGGCCGGCGTGGATTGGGACCTGCGGCGGGACATGCCGTATTCCGGCTACGAGAAGTTCCAGTTCAAGGTGCCGGTCGCGACCGAGAGCGACGTCTACGCGCGCTACCTGGTGCGCGTGGAGGAGCTGCGGGAGTCCAACAAGATCGTGCTGCAGGCGCTCGACGGCATGCCGAGTGGCCCGATCAAGGCGGATGCGCCGCACGTCGTCCTGCCGGACCGCGAGAAGATGAAGACGCAGATGGAAGCGCTCATCTACCACTTCAAGATCGTGACCGAAGGCTTCAACGTACCGGCGGGCGAGGTGTACCAGGCCATCGAGTCGCCGCGCGGCGAGCTCGGCTTCTACATCGTGAGCGACGGCACTCCGAAGCCCTACCGTGTGCACGTGCGCGCGCCCTCGTTCGCCAACCTGCAATCGCTGGCAAAGATGTGCGAGGGCAAGCTGATCGCCGACGTGGTCGCGGCCATCGGTTCCATCGACATCGTGCTGGGAGACGTGGACCGCTGATGCCTCCGGTATCGGAAAAACTCGACGCCTTCTTCACCGAGAAGATGAAGGAGTACCCGACGCGGCGGTCGTTCCTCGTCCCGATGCTGCTCTACACGCAGGACGAGCTGGGGTACTTGAGCCGCGAGGCGATCGCGTATCTCGCCGAGAAGACCGACCTGCCGGAGCTCGAGATCCGCAACGTCATCAGCTACTACTCCATGCTGACGACCAAGCCGCGCGGGAAGTTCAACGTGCAGGTCTGCACCAACATTTCGTGCATGCTGCGCGGCGCCGAGGGCGTGTTCGCGCACTGCAAGAAGCAGCTCGGCATCGGCCACAAGCAGACGACGGCCGACGGCGTGTTCTCGCTGGAAGAGGTCGAATGCATCGGCGCCTGCTCCTGGGGCCCCGCGATGCAGGTGAACTATGACTTCCACGAGAACCTGACGAGGGAGAAAGTGGACAAGATCCTGGAGGAGTACGAGAACAAGGCGAAACAATAGTGGCGGACCTGGTCTCACATCCCGACGAGAAGAAGGTCGTGAGCGCGCGCTTCGGCAAGGGCGCGGCGAACATCGAGCGCTATCTCGAGCTCGACGGCTACCAGGCCGTGCAGAAGGCGCTGGCGCTCGGGCCGGACGGGATCATCAACGAGATGAAGGCGTCGAACCTGCGCGGGCGGGGCGGCGCCGGCTTCCCCGCCGGAATGAAGTGGTCGTTCGTGCCGAAGGAATCGGCCAAGCCGAAGTACGTGCTGTGCAACGGCGACGAAAGCGAGCCAGGCACCTGCAAGGACCGGCTCATCCTGGAGCACGACCCGCACGCGGTCATCGAAGGCGTGATGATCGCCGCGCTCGCCATCGGCGCGAAGACCGGATACATCTACATCCGCGGCGAGTACCGGTACCTGGTCGACATCATGCGCAAGGCGCTCGCCGACGCCTACGCCAAGGGCTTCCTCGGCAAGAACATCTTCGGGAGTGGCAGGGACCTCGACGTCTACTGGCACACCGGCGCCGGCGCCTACGAGGTCGGCGAAGAGTCGGCGCTGATGGAGTCGCTGGAGGGCAAGCGCGGCATCCCGCGCATCCGGCCGCCCTTCCCCGCGGTCGTCGGGCTGTGGGGCGGGCCGACCGTCATCAACAACGTGGAGACACTGGCGTCGGTGCCGCACGTCATCATGGGCGGCGGCGAGTGGTACGCCAACCTGGGCACGCCGAAGAACGGCGGGACGCGGCTGTTCTGCTTGAGCGGCCACGTCGCCAAGCCGGGCGTGTACGAGCTGCCGCTCGGCTACAACCTGAAGAAGATGATCTACGAGGTCGCGGGCGGCATCCCGAACGGGCGCCAGCTCAAGGCAGTCGTGCCCGGCGGGTCGTCGACGCCGATGCTCAAGCCGGAAGAGATCGACCTGCCGATGGACTTCGACTCCTGCGCGAAGATCGGGACGTTCCTCGGCTCCGGCGGCGTCGTGGTGCTCGACGACACCACCTGCATGGTGAAGTTCGCGCAGCGCGTGATCAAGTTCTACCAGCACGAGTCGTGCGGCTGGTGCATCCCGTGCCGCGAAGGCACCGACTGGCTGAAGAAGACGCTCACGCGCTTCCACGCCGGCGGCGGGTTGAAGAAGGACATCGACAACATCCAATACCTCGCCGAGAACATGCTGGGCCGCACTTTCTGCCCGCTCGGCGACGCCGCCGCCATGCCCATCATCTCCATCGTCAAGAAGTGGCGGAGCGAGTTCGAAGACCACCTGAACGGCAGGCCGTGCCCTTACGGGCATGAAGAAGAGAAACAACTGCTACCGGTGCTGAGCCACTGATGCCAGACGTCACCATCACCGTCGACGGAAAGAAGCTGACCGCGCCCGCGGGCACGCTGCTGATCGAGGCGTGCAAGCGCGTGGGCATCGAAGTGCCCGCCTTCTGCTACTACCCCGGGCTCTCGCTCCAGGCCGCCTGCCGCATGTGCCTGGTCGAGATCGAGAAGATGCCGAAGATGCAAACGGCCTGCACGGTACCCATCACCGACGGCATGGTGGTCACCACCGACTCCGAGAAGGTGCGGCAGGCGCGCAAGTCGATGGTCGAACTGCTGCTCGGGAACCATCCGCTCGATTGCCCGGTCTGTGACGCGGGCGGCGAGTGCGAACTGCAGGACATGACCTTCAAGTACGGCGCGGCCGAGTCGCGCTACATGGAGGGCAAGCAGCACAAGGAGGAGCAGCAGTGGTCGCCGGTCGTCTTCTTCGATCGCCCGCGCTGCATCCTGTGCTACCGCTGCGTGCGCGTCTGCGGCGAGGGCATGGACGTGTGGGCGCTGGGCGTGCAGGGCCGCGGCGTGTCGTCGGTCATCGCGCCGAACAAGGAAGACCACCTGGAGTGCGAAGAGTGCGGGATGTGCATCGACATCTGCCCGGTGGGCGCGCTCACCTCCGGCGCGTACCGCTACAAGACGCGGCCGTGGGAGATGAAGCACGTCGGCACGATCTGCACGCACTGCGGGGACGGCTGCAAGACCACGCTCGGCGTCCGCCGGCACCAGGACGGCATGCAGATCGTACGCGGTGACAACCGCGACAAGAGCGGCGTCAACGGCGACTTCCTCTGCATCAAGGGCCGCTACGCGTTCGATTTCGTCCACCACGACGCCCGCATCACGCAGCCGCTGGTCCGCAAAGACGGCCATCTCCGCCCCGCATCCTGGGAAGAAGCGCTCGAGTTGGTCGGGCACAAGTTCCGCGAGGTGCGGGACAGGGAAGGCGGCGGACAGGCCATCGGCGTCATCGGCTCCACCCGCACGACCAACGAAGAAGCGTACCTGCTGCAGAAGTTCGCGCGCGTGGTGCTGGGCACCAACAACATCGACCACCACCGCACCGCCGACTTCCCTGCCCTGGCCGCCGCGCTCCACGGGAAGTCCGGCGCGACTGCCACCATGCGCGACGTCTTCAGCGCGCCGGCGATGCTGCTGATCGGCAACGACGCGACCGAGCAGCATCCGCTGCTGGCGTGGCAGATCCGGTCGAATGTCCGCCTGCACAAGGCGCGGCTCTACACCGCGAACGCGCAGCCCATCAAGCTGCGCCGGCAGTCCGCCGTCTTCGCGCACATCGCGGACGGCAGCTACTCCGCGCTCATCAAGTTCCTCGCGGGCGACGACTCCGCCGCCAGCTCGCTGCTGCGCGAAGGCACCACCAAGGAGACGCTCCACGCGCTGCGCGACAAGGCCAAAGCCGAGCAGGAGCTCGTCATCATGTTCGGCGCGGAGGTGCGCGGAGCGGACGTCGCCGCGCTCGCGCAATTCGCTTCATCGCTCCCCAAGGCGCGCCTCATCGCGCTCGGCGACTACGCCAACTCGCGCGGCGCCGCCGACATGGGCCTCTACCCCGACCTGCTGCCCGGCTACACGCCTGTCGGCCGCGCCGAGCACTTCGCGCGCGAGTGGAGCGCCGAACTTCCCGGCGCGCCCGGGATGAGCATCGCGCAGATGACGAAGGCCGCCGCGGACGGCAAGCTCAAGGCGTTGTACGTCGTGGGCTCGAACCCGGTCGCGCGCTTCGACTTCGATCCGTTCGTCCTCTCGAAGCCGTTCCTCGTGGTCCAGGACCTGTTCCTCACCGAGACCGCGGCCATCGCCGACGTGGTGCTGCCGGCGGCCTGCGCCTACGAGAAGTCCGGCACCTTCACCAACACCGCCGGCGACCTGCAGCTGGTGCAGAAGGCCGGCGACGTGACCGGCACCAAGCCGGATTTCGAGATCATCGTGCGCATCGCCGAGCGCATGGGGTTCGACGTGCGCAAGCTCGTGCCCTTCGGCCGCGGCGGCCTGGAAGCCGACATGGGACAGTCGCGCGGCGCGCAGTCCGGCGAGGCGGACCGCCACTCCGTGTGGCTGAAGGCGCAGGGACTGGAGCCGAAGCTCAGCCCGTTCGACCCGAGCGCGATCCTCGACGAGATGCAGCGCATCGTGCCGGGCTACCAGGCATCGCGCGTGAACCTGGTCGCCGGCAACGACGTCGCGACGCACGCGCTCACCGGTGGACACGGCGGCGCGGCGCAGGATGCCGCCGCCATCCGGCCATCGAACGACACGCTCTTCACCTCCGGGACGCTGGGCCGTTATTCGCATGCATTGAACTCGGTGGTCGAGAGCCGGCGCAAAGCGCCCGCAGGCGCGGCGGCGGACTGAAGCTTTCAGCAGTTCAAGGGTTACTTGAAGTGTCATCCTGAGCCGCGGCAGGCGGCGACGGATGTGACAGCGACAAATGCCGGACTGGGCACAATTCGTCCTCCTCAGCCTCGTGAAGAGCGTGGTCGTGGTCGTCATTCTTCTGACGTGCGTCGCCTACGCGGTGTGGCTGGAGCGCAAGGTGGTGGGCCGCATGCAGAATCGCTGGGGCCCCAGCCGCGTCGGCCCGTTCGGACTGCTGCAACCGCTGGCCGACGGCATCAAGTTCATCCTCAAGGAAGACCTGGTCCCGGCGAACGTCTACAAACCGCTGTACATCGCCGCGCCGATGATCTCGGTCGCGCTGGCGCTCATGTCTATCGCGGTGGTCCCGTTCGGCGAGGAGCTGCGCTTCGGCAGGTACAGCACCTGGGCGCAGATCACCGACGTCAACATCGCCTTGCTCGTGCTGCTGGGCGTGACCTCGCTGGCGGTCTACGGCGTCGCGCTGGCCGGATGGTCCTCGAACTCGAAGTATTCGCTGCTGGGCTCGCTGCGCGCGAGCGCGCAGATGGTGAGCTACGAAGCGTCGCTCGGCCTCTCGCTGCTGGGCGTGCTGATGCTCGCGGGCAGTCTCAGCCTGCGGACCATCGTGGACGGGCAATCGGGCACCTGGTTCGGGTTCATCCCGAAGTGGTACATCTTCCCGCAGATCTTCGGGTTCTTCGTCTACCTGTGCGCGGCGTTCGCGGAGACGAATCGCATCCCGTTCGACCTGCCGGAAGCCGAGACGGAACTGGTCGCCGGATACCACACCGAGTACAGCTCGATGAAGTTCGCCATGTTCTTCATGGCGGAGTACACCAACATGTTCACCGTCGCGTGCGTGGCGACGCTGCTGTTCTTCGGGGGGTGGCACGGTCCGGCGCTCCCGTTCCTGCCGGCCGTGGTGCAGAGCTTCGTCCCGCTGCTGTGGTTCGCG
Above is a genomic segment from Terriglobales bacterium containing:
- the nuoF gene encoding NADH-quinone oxidoreductase subunit NuoF, whose translation is MADLVSHPDEKKVVSARFGKGAANIERYLELDGYQAVQKALALGPDGIINEMKASNLRGRGGAGFPAGMKWSFVPKESAKPKYVLCNGDESEPGTCKDRLILEHDPHAVIEGVMIAALAIGAKTGYIYIRGEYRYLVDIMRKALADAYAKGFLGKNIFGSGRDLDVYWHTGAGAYEVGEESALMESLEGKRGIPRIRPPFPAVVGLWGGPTVINNVETLASVPHVIMGGGEWYANLGTPKNGGTRLFCLSGHVAKPGVYELPLGYNLKKMIYEVAGGIPNGRQLKAVVPGGSSTPMLKPEEIDLPMDFDSCAKIGTFLGSGGVVVLDDTTCMVKFAQRVIKFYQHESCGWCIPCREGTDWLKKTLTRFHAGGGLKKDIDNIQYLAENMLGRTFCPLGDAAAMPIISIVKKWRSEFEDHLNGRPCPYGHEEEKQLLPVLSH
- the nuoH gene encoding NADH-quinone oxidoreductase subunit NuoH; its protein translation is MPDWAQFVLLSLVKSVVVVVILLTCVAYAVWLERKVVGRMQNRWGPSRVGPFGLLQPLADGIKFILKEDLVPANVYKPLYIAAPMISVALALMSIAVVPFGEELRFGRYSTWAQITDVNIALLVLLGVTSLAVYGVALAGWSSNSKYSLLGSLRASAQMVSYEASLGLSLLGVLMLAGSLSLRTIVDGQSGTWFGFIPKWYIFPQIFGFFVYLCAAFAETNRIPFDLPEAETELVAGYHTEYSSMKFAMFFMAEYTNMFTVACVATLLFFGGWHGPALPFLPAVVQSFVPLLWFAVKIFLFIFLYIWIRGTLPRFRYDQLMAFGWKVLLPIAIANLLLTSLLVARWG
- the nuoG gene encoding NADH-quinone oxidoreductase subunit NuoG, with the translated sequence MPDVTITVDGKKLTAPAGTLLIEACKRVGIEVPAFCYYPGLSLQAACRMCLVEIEKMPKMQTACTVPITDGMVVTTDSEKVRQARKSMVELLLGNHPLDCPVCDAGGECELQDMTFKYGAAESRYMEGKQHKEEQQWSPVVFFDRPRCILCYRCVRVCGEGMDVWALGVQGRGVSSVIAPNKEDHLECEECGMCIDICPVGALTSGAYRYKTRPWEMKHVGTICTHCGDGCKTTLGVRRHQDGMQIVRGDNRDKSGVNGDFLCIKGRYAFDFVHHDARITQPLVRKDGHLRPASWEEALELVGHKFREVRDREGGGQAIGVIGSTRTTNEEAYLLQKFARVVLGTNNIDHHRTADFPALAAALHGKSGATATMRDVFSAPAMLLIGNDATEQHPLLAWQIRSNVRLHKARLYTANAQPIKLRRQSAVFAHIADGSYSALIKFLAGDDSAASSLLREGTTKETLHALRDKAKAEQELVIMFGAEVRGADVAALAQFASSLPKARLIALGDYANSRGAADMGLYPDLLPGYTPVGRAEHFAREWSAELPGAPGMSIAQMTKAAADGKLKALYVVGSNPVARFDFDPFVLSKPFLVVQDLFLTETAAIADVVLPAACAYEKSGTFTNTAGDLQLVQKAGDVTGTKPDFEIIVRIAERMGFDVRKLVPFGRGGLEADMGQSRGAQSGEADRHSVWLKAQGLEPKLSPFDPSAILDEMQRIVPGYQASRVNLVAGNDVATHALTGGHGGAAQDAAAIRPSNDTLFTSGTLGRYSHALNSVVESRRKAPAGAAAD
- a CDS encoding NAD(P)H-dependent oxidoreductase subunit E — its product is MPPVSEKLDAFFTEKMKEYPTRRSFLVPMLLYTQDELGYLSREAIAYLAEKTDLPELEIRNVISYYSMLTTKPRGKFNVQVCTNISCMLRGAEGVFAHCKKQLGIGHKQTTADGVFSLEEVECIGACSWGPAMQVNYDFHENLTREKVDKILEEYENKAKQ
- the nuoD gene encoding NADH dehydrogenase (quinone) subunit D, with protein sequence MAHLTPTPVLDSGQERTMILNMGPQHPSTHGVLRLLLEVDGESIVRMVPDIGYLHTGIEKTYEAKFYQQGVPLADRMDYLAPFHNELGFCLAVEKLLGLEIPARAQVMRVLLNELQRISSHLVWLGTHALDIGAMSVFLYCFREREDILRLFEAVGGQRMFTDYMRVGGLALEVPLDWFQRVRGFADKFPERIDEYEDLLTHNPIWTRRTKGVGYMSADDLRAIGVTGPCLRAAGVDWDLRRDMPYSGYEKFQFKVPVATESDVYARYLVRVEELRESNKIVLQALDGMPSGPIKADAPHVVLPDREKMKTQMEALIYHFKIVTEGFNVPAGEVYQAIESPRGELGFYIVSDGTPKPYRVHVRAPSFANLQSLAKMCEGKLIADVVAAIGSIDIVLGDVDR